In a genomic window of Desulfovibrio sp. JC022:
- a CDS encoding flagellar brake protein, giving the protein MISQKEKLKAACTPGLKITIELGGLSDKAPTIVVGGDFTKSLIVKEPMVHHADRALWAEYLYPGNEATIRYIYEGIASGYKTEVIRMISSPDRLLFLKYPKRIESYNLRRHKRISCFMEAQIELGDERSVAILEDLSTSGCCISYIQDKKNPDPEIGDEMKIFCPYFTANGDTFIPCKVQRCTKDSRKTVLGMTFEKPSPEILIRIQDYVATVLYHS; this is encoded by the coding sequence ATGATCTCCCAAAAGGAAAAATTAAAGGCAGCCTGCACTCCCGGACTTAAAATCACCATTGAACTTGGAGGATTAAGCGATAAGGCCCCGACAATTGTGGTCGGCGGTGATTTTACCAAATCCCTCATCGTCAAAGAACCCATGGTTCATCATGCAGACCGTGCCCTGTGGGCTGAATATCTCTATCCGGGCAATGAAGCGACCATCCGTTATATTTATGAAGGAATTGCTTCCGGTTACAAAACCGAAGTAATCAGGATGATCAGCTCACCGGATCGTCTTCTTTTCCTTAAATATCCCAAACGGATCGAGTCCTACAATCTCAGGAGACACAAAAGGATTTCCTGCTTCATGGAAGCACAGATTGAACTTGGAGACGAAAGATCTGTTGCCATATTGGAAGATCTGAGTACCAGCGGCTGCTGCATCAGCTATATTCAAGACAAAAAGAATCCAGACCCGGAAATAGGGGACGAAATGAAGATTTTCTGTCCGTACTTCACGGCGAACGGAGACACCTTCATTCCCTGCAAAGTGCAACGCTGCACCAAGGATTCACGAAAAACCGTACTGGGCATGACCTTTGAAAAGCCATCTCCGGAAATCCTCATAAGAATACAGGATTATGTGGCAACA